In Festucalex cinctus isolate MCC-2025b chromosome 9, RoL_Fcin_1.0, whole genome shotgun sequence, the DNA window TGTGTTTTAAGGAAACAAAATAGCTCTATCAgtgttattttgaaatatatttcgATGGACTATGGGATGAATTTTCAACTGTGTCCTTGTTCCTTTATTGCAATATAGCCCCTCTCAAAACATTGTGAGACTAGGAaggaataacaaaatatatgtatttgttcGCAGTTGAAGTGTTtatgaattatatttttgttgaggttaaaaaaaaggtgttgcGTCCTGTTGTCACATGCTTCCTCcacttttgaacattttattttagtgcAAAACGGTGTGCACGTTAGTGTCTTATGAAGCTGTTTTGAGAAAAGGAATTATGAGGTCACATGAAACAAAGCACATTCTCTCTTTTTAATAAAGcacttgttgtgtttttaattatttttcaggagaGGCAACCGAGGACGAGCTCTTCAGTAGACTTCAGAATATCAAAAATGGTGCCGAACAGCAGAGTGACCCTCCTAGTACCGAAAATGTCGAAGAGCCAAGTGGTGAGTTGACATTTAGTTCGCTTTGTATTTAAATCTgaatcagtggttcttaacctgggctCGATCGAACCCCAGGGGTTTGGCGCGTCTAGATTTGTAATAACACGCCCCGCTTGGTCATCATTGGTTGCAAGTGATTACGCTACATTGcatggcctatctgtgctgtaGGAAATTTGGTGCCCTCAATAGTtgacttgtgactgttgtgaaggtacgtctgatttattttaattcctTCATAATATGTCTAGCAAAAGATGAAAGTGCTCagatgaatatgtgcaataatGAGTTCACGTATTACGGAAAGTATGTGTTCCAcatggttcaattctggggcctgttctgttttcattgtatctgctgccccagttgttttaaaaatctaaaaatccTATAAATCTAGTTGAGCTGAGTGATGGGCGTTTgcatcctaactgcatgatttgcaatgccaagttgaacaAGTCTCGTTCAGCAAAAGGTTATTCTCACTATTCATTTTCTTCACCAGTCAACCCTATAActatgtttttaatttgaaaaaaaaaaatctgttttttgttgttgttttttttttcagtaaaggATTCGGTGAATGTGCATAGGAATCTGGTGGGGTATCCGAACCTCCAACATgattaagaaccactgatctaATTGGTAAAATAGTAATGAACTTGAACCGCTTTGACACATCTTCATATATTTTTAGAACAACCCGAAGCCTCTGAAGATCCTGCAAATGGAGACAGTCTCCTGGAGTGGCTGAACACTGTGCGGCGCACGGGCAACACGACCAGAACTGGTCACCGTGGAAACCAGTCATGGAGGGCAGTGAGTCAGACCAACCCAAACAGCGGAGACTTCCGCTTCAGCCTGGAAATTAGCATGAACCGCACCTTAGCTGATCACCTGACAGTTGCCGAAGGAGAGCAGCCGCCTCCAGAGTCCCAAGCGGTGGAGGGAAACTCGGAACCGCCTGTTCTCATGGAGACAGGAGTAGAAGAAGAACCAGTGGTTGAGGAGATGGCTGTCATTGTAGAGCCAGAGCCAGAGCCAGAGCCAGAGCCAGAGCCAGaaccagaaccagaaccagAACTAGAACCAGAGCCAGAGCCTGAACCTGAACCTGAGCCTGAACCTGAGCCTGAGCCTGAGCCTGAACCTGAGGTGGTTGTTTCAAGCGAGATGCATGAAGAACCTCCCAGCCCTCCAGTTGCCGTTCCAGTCGAACCGACGCTCTCCGTGTCTCTACGTAGAGGACACAGGAGGGCTCGCAGCCGCAGTTCAGAGCCGTGCCGAACCCGGGCTCGCGCGGCCAGAAGCCGCTCCCCTCTCCGTTTGGATCATGTGGAGGAGCTCCCCAGTCCCCGCTTTGCTCCGTCGTCTCAAGGCCCCAGCAGCACCGATTCCAGCACTCCGCCTGCGCCTCAAGCGGAGGGTAGCTCTCGGACTCGACAGCATGTTGTTTCGAGACCAAGCGCCGCTGAGAGTGATACTCAGCAGCTCGCGGTTGAAACCGAACAAACTCCCGAGACCCAAAGCGACGCCGCCCCTGAAGGAGAAACTGGATCCGAAGGGGCTGCAGCGGGACGGCGGCCCCCAACCATCATGCTCGATCTGCAGGTGCGTCGTGTTCGTCCAGGCGAGTATCGCCAAAGGGACAGCATCGCCAGTCGTACCCGCTCGCGCTCGCAGAACTCCAACAACACATTTCTCTACGAAAGCGAGCGCGGCGGATTCCGTCGGACTTTCTCCCGCTCGGAGCGCGCCGGGGTGCGGACCTACGTCAGCACAATCCGGATCCCCATCCGCAGGATCTCGGACGCTGGTTTGGGAGAGGCCACCTCAATGGCGCTGCAATCCATGATCCGGCAGATCATGACCGGCTTCGGCGAGCTCGGCTACCTCATGGATTCCGACTCCGATTCTTCCGATTCCAACCGCGCGGCCAACGCGACCGCCGATTCGGTGGAAAATAACCCGGACGCTGCCGCGCCTGCTGCTCCTGTCGTCGAGGAACCGCCCGTGGCCGCCGCTGTCAGAGCGAGGACTGTTGAGGCCGATGCGGACGAAGGACTCGCTGGCACTCCACCAGCCCCCGGCGGCCGGGCTCGACCCAGAGCCCCCATCAACCTCGAGGAGCCCAGCTCGTTGCCCCTCCTTCGCCTGGCGCACTTCTTTTTATTAAATGACGAAGATGAGGACCAACCCCAAGGGCTGACCAAAGAACAGATTGACAACCTGGCCATGCGCAACTTTGGCGAGAGTGACGCCTTGAAGACTTGCAGCGTCTGCATCACGGAGTACGCGGAAGGAAACAAGCTCCGGAAGCTTCCTTGCTCTCACGAGTATCACGTGCACTGCATCGACCGCTGGCTGTCGGAAAACTCCACCTGCCCCATCTGTCGCAGGGCCGTTCTGGTGTCGACCAATCGAGAGAGCGTGGTGTAGTTTCATAAACGGTTCTCTTTGTTCGCACATGAACTACGTTATAACCCGAGTTCATTAACGACGGTAGGAAGAGtctttgttgaaatgttttgcCTTCCATACCGTTTTGTAGTCACTAATTTGATTTGGGTCGCACCACACAGGCACTGGCGGAGGTTAGGGTTGCTGTGGTAGGATATCGTGTACGGTTTCTTTTCAATGGAGAATCGTTGGTCAATTTCCTAATTGCATATTTGAGTGGTTTGAGGTTTTAGTGAgtcatagacaaaaaaaaaaaaaaaaatcaggtccaACAAATAATATACGTGATAATCTAAGGGTGGAGACAGAAATGGTTTACCACTGCAACCCTAGTCTGAAGCCGAGAAACTGTCAGTTCGTACACTTGACTATTACAATGCTAGTTAGCCACACACCATGCATGCTGTTTGAATCAACCCCATTAGTGACCATTCTGTTTTTGCACTGGGTCAAGTTGTGTGCGTGAGGAGAGCCACAATTCTCAAGAAAAACCATCGGGTTATAAAAAGCTGTGCACCTGCAGGCAGTTCGAGCAGCTCAAACTGCACCAGTTTTATTAGCTTCTTAACAATGCCTTATATGCCATAAGGCGTGTTGGTACACTTCAGTTACTCCAGGTCAAAGTATTAGCTGTAAATAAATAagcttgtacaaataattttcaGTCATGCTTTGTATCAGTGGTCTTATTTTTTGATTGTACATCATTTATCAGATTAGGGTTTGACTGGCCAATGTTATTGTCTACCAGGGCAACCTTTCATTTACATCAAAACAGAACTGGGATCGGTGTAAGGCTGATTTTGTTCAGTAAGTTATGGccaaatgaggacattttttggCTTGCTAGTTCATGTATGCATTGCCAGGTTCAATATGTGTAACTGTTATAAAGTACTTAGATGGTTGTTCAGGCAAAAACATGGGAAAATCTTTGGTTTTATATATgtttggccatttaaaaaaaatctttttaggGATGCCTCAGTTGCAATGCTGTTGACATGTTAATTTTCCCACATTACCAGTAGGCCTACTGGTACTAACACACATAACATGCCTGATCTGTTTGTCAATGGCTTGCTTCTAAAAGATgcctggatttttattttatgtcgaAATTGTGCGCAATTAACACATCATTTGCTGTTCTACTTTCATCCTTACATGagcagatttctttttttggttAAGATTACTGAGTGAAATGTTCCACCTTCTCAATTCCAGGTGGAATCATACCAGTAAATTACAAATCTTAATTTCCATTTGCAATCCAAAATTTTCCGTGTTTGAAATTGACCATGTGAAAAAGAATCCAACATCGCGCTTCAGTTTTGATCAGGTCCTGGTAGACTGCCAAGATGTTCAGCCACAGAAGCCCATTACAGTGTGCAATACATGCAAAAGTCACAATAAACAAAACAGTTATATAAATGTATGCTATTATTGAATCTATTGTCAACGGCTGAAATCCTAAATAAAGATTTATTGCATTATTAAATGTGTTGAAGTAAATTTGTATTATAGAGGATGTGTTAGGTTTAATATCATCATTGATGAACAAGAGCACAGGCTGTCGGAAGAGTTCTGCTCCTCATCCGGGTCTTTGCCATGGttactacattttgttttgcaggccataaagttttttgtcattgttgaaGACCACAAACTTGTGTATAAACTATGTAAACTGTTTTCTTTTGGGCCATGTTGGGCCTTGTTCTGTGATCCACCCAATTTGACTGAGTTTGAATGGAAACTAACTGCTGAATTAAACAAGTTATGCTACTAATGCATTTGTAGGTATCAACTCTGTGAATATTTGAGAACATAACAGCCATTTTCTACATACAGTTGCTGACATTTTATGAGGGAAGAAGGGCGGATTTCAGTTTATCCTTGCATAGTCATTTTTACACTGACAGATAATGAACAGGTAATCGCAAGGTGAATTGGTCCTCCATTCGTCTATTTCTGCTTGTGAGTGGGTTTTCGATACAGACAACCGTTGCCATTCAAACCGAAGGACATTTCAGTTTTCAATTAGCATTACATGGATGTATTTGAAAAGCGCGAATATTTCACCCACACAAGTTTTGATGAtcatgtttttttaagtttatttgatgtacctttttttttttttttttttacccaagtaGGATAATTCTTAATATGTAGAAATAATATGCCAATAAttgttttccatgaaaaacaggttgcaccccccccccccccccccaaaaaataaaaaataaatgaaaaaaataatcaaaaccaCTGGGTTACGTTACAGaccacatctgtaaaaaaaaaaaaaaaaaaaggaaaaatagaaATACCTTATTTAAATAGTCCACAATGCATTATTTATAAAGGTCTAACGTCCAAATATTGGTGGGGGGGGTTGCAACCCTGTGAAAGTGACATAGGGcctatatttattttactttgttaaaGTGTGTtgcttttgttcttgttttattgTATGCTGATTAGTGCTTGAACTGATGCTGAAATGCAATTCGATTTGGTCTTATTGTTGACAATAAGGATTACGTGAACAGATGGGACTGTGCTGAACAATAACATAAAATACACAACAGTGGTCACAAACCTATAACCTGGAATTCAGGAGTAGTTGGAATATGAAACTGACGAATTCAATGCAACCTCAATACAACAGCAGGGGGCAGAGTAACCCCAATAAATATTAGATTCTTCTGCAAATTACATTATTACACTCGTGCATATAGTCAAATGTATTGGTTTTGAATGCAATCGTGAAATAATCTCACTGTTTGAACAATAGATGATAGATTTAAAATGAAATCGTTTGGGAAATGAAGCTACCTCCACGGTGTGCGAAGGTGGACAACAAGGAAGTGATTTACAGTTATAATGGCACTTCGGAGAGCTGCAAGTCGTTTTGGGAGTGGGACTATCCAAAATGTTCTTCAGGTATACAGCAGCGGCACTTTTTAATATTGGACTAATCCCACCCTTTTTAAACTATACAGGTATACAGTTGAACGTAGCTACGAAGAATGTTTTTAGAAGCTAGCTGAGTCGCAGTTGAAGTTAAACGTTTTCTCGCAGAAATGTAACAACCATTGATTTCTTTCAGAAAAACTATGCTCGGACGCAAGAAGCCGTAAAACGCAAGGGGACGTGTCAGATAGAAATGAGTCATTTGGACCATTTGGTGCTGACTGTGAAAAGTGTGCCGGAGACCATCAAGTTCTACACGTCGGTTCTGGGCATGGAACTTGTCACCTTTAAGGTATGACGTCAGTTGATGAATGATGCGGGGATATGTTCGGTGCATTTGTCAATAAACTGAGTGAAATGTAGCATTATTTAagtcagtatatatatatatatatatatatatatatatatatatatatatatatatatatatatatatatatatatatatatatatatatatatatatgtgtgtgtgtgtgtgtatgtatatgtatgtatatgtatgtatatgtatgtatatgtatgtgtacatTGTGACATCTTATTTTGGTGGTCTTCCACCATGAATAGCAAACCAAGACAAATAATGATACCATTCCTAAAAGGTTTTGTAAATTAATAGTAAAGCACCAACACCATAGtttgtacaaaataatgaaCCCACCATCTTACATAAACAGCTGTAGGCCTATTCAGTATTATTCAACACCCCAAAAAATACCTTTATATGATACCCATACTACtaatttaataatattaatagcaGGGGAGCAGTTGATGTGACAAACAAATTTGCGTGCTAGCACTCAACACAAAtgttattaattcatttaacataATATTCGGAATCCACACTaaagtaaatgtaaatatataggGAGAATGTACACGTCACTGGCTATTAGTAGCTGCATCAGGAGAGgcaagcactttttagtttAACTTTTGACTGCATGGCCATAAGGTGCGTTAAGGATAACCAACAAAACAGGACATCTGAAACGTAGCCAAAAAAGCCTAACCAAGTAGCAGCTGTACAaactagtttgtttttttgtgtgtgtccaaaCATTACCTAaccaaaagaaaataaacaagtgACACATTGCTACCAAAGGCTCTGAAGCCATAAACAGGAAAAGGAATCAATAGCTCCATTTCCCAGTGGCAAATCATAAATTATAACACCACAAATAAGCCTGCTAAGCAAAACTGAATACTGGAAGTGCTTTGAGTGTTTTTAATATGTCTGATGTTCATCACACTTCCCTGAAAAAATAATACACTTTCAGTCCTCGACAGAGAACAAGTGACGTATGGAGAAATGTgttcagttttaatattgtgaaagAATTTGGGCTTATGCATGAGATGCTGATTGCTGTTTTGTATCAAATGGTTAAATGAAAATAGTATTTTGGATTGTTAGTAATCCAGATTCCTTCAAAAAACACCTCAAGACTGTAAATTTTGAATGTGAGTGATTAGCAACCAGGTCAGAATATaccaaaagtcagctgggatagactccaccTCACTTGGAAATCAATGGATGCTTGACCGCGTCTTGTGTATTGGAGTAGAAAAACATCCTTGTTGAAGATCAAGCAGAGTTTGATTGTTTTTAGGCACAATAACAATTATGTTGAACTCTGTACTCAGTCACACTATTCCGTGTTATTTGCATAGCGAAGTGCCCTCTCTGATTGGAGAGAACTTCCACCAGATGGCAGAATTTGATTGTATGTCACGTCGTGTAGTTGATGCTGTGCTCATCCAACTAATTGATGACTTTTGGACAACTTTCCCCACTCACCAATGAAGGGCGACCGCAAAGCTCTTGGCTTTGGGAAGCAGAAGTTTAACCTTCACCAGCTCGGGAAGGAGTTTGAGCCGAAAGCTAAGCATCCAACTCCAGGCTCTGCAGACTTGTGCCTCATCACCAAAACCCCTCTGACTACTGTAGCTGCACACCTGAAGGTTTGTCTACCTGTGAAATGGATTTATTTTCTGTGTTAGTAGttgttgtttaatttatttataccaGCATCTAGCATTGTTTCTCATTTTTctcttgctgttttttttccctttccatCTTGTGGTTAGATCTTTGTTGGTAATATTTGTCAATTGTGCGTGCGTGAAGCCttttgagactcttttgtgattaaggcCTATGCAGTATCAGGATTCTGCAACTTAcactctggagccacatgtggctctgtagtccctctcctgtggctcactgtggatctctaaaaatatatatactagaaaattatcctttttttttttttacatacttttttttaaattgagtaaatgcaaaaaaaagaataattaaatattcaaaataaattaaaatgtcaaaaaagtgaccagaaaatatattttttacacattttttttttaaagaaagagtaattaatgattaaatgacaaaatgaataattacatcttaaaaaaatgtcaaaaaatgaccagaaaatgtaaaaaaaaaagaaaaaaaaaagagttaaattgtaaaattagcataaaatgtccatgaacttGCCAAAAATAACAGAGAACTGAATTAAAACactgcagaaaagaaaaaataaccagaacaaaaagaagaaatcccccaaaactaccataaaatgtccataaaattgccaaaaaatttcaGAACATTGACAGCAAAATGGGCAAgggcaaaaaaagtaaaaaaataaaaaaatgcccataaatgtcaaaaaaaaaaaggaagaacataggcagaaaattaccatatgtccataaaatggccaaaaatgtcagaaagacagaaaagtgtaaaaatgtatgaaaaattacccccccccccaaaaaaaaaataaaaaatcccaaaaacgAAGACGAAGCTAGAAGGAAGTGAATGTCTACATATTGGATGCTGctctcatatttttgtgttgtggtgcaGCCTTAATTAGCTCTTTGGCCATCTGTACATTATACTAACACTAACACAGTGTTTCGTctatcacaatgttcaaatgtttttgcgGCTTCCGACAGATTTTTTGGTTAttaatttggcctaaaatggcacatttgacactaaaggttgctgacccctgggctatataaataaacttgacattGTCATGTCTGTAGGTGTGTGGAGTGCAAATAGAGGAGGGCCCGCTGGAGAGGACGGGAGCGGTGGGGACAATCACATCTCTGTACTTCCGAGATCCAGATGGCAACCTCATTGAAATTTCCACTTATCACCGAGAAACATGAGACGCATTTTCATAACACGGCCTCTtctttttaaatggaaaaaatgcaaCTGTGAGGACAAATAAGATGATTTGAAGATCATGGTTgcaaatagctttattaactcattcactcgcagtcattttcactgatgcAACCCCCTTCGGCTGTTTCACTGGAGTTTGgctgatttcgcaaggcccacagaatattgggttcttttgctataaaaacatggaacctaccaaaagaaagattagtcaaTATAcaatatctgtttccgttttgcagcagttagcatcagaatatagctaagtttcatcattattcacaaatctgtttagaattgtggggaaacagcttgtttgcaacatggccctggttgatctcttatactctgctgtcacctgctggccgtttttgtaattactacaatttttttcacctgttcactgcagttgagaggctgcatcaaagccttctgtatgctctagcataaataaaataaaataaaataaaataacattaaaaaaaacgtataaatatgtctttggagcacataaaacatttaaagtgGAATgtatttttgggagaaaatgagttaagcatttgTAGTCATAAATTAACACTTAAATAGTTTATTCTTTGACATACAGTAAAGCAAATCAAATTGTAATTTGCAGATATTATTGTATATATGTTGATATTGCAACAAAGTAAAAAGTATAATGTTCACAGAGACATATTCTGTTTTAGCTGTAATCATGCCTTTTCACTGTAACTGTAAGAGAAGCGGGGTACAGTCGTCGAGTTTGTCCATCTCTTCCACTATTTGAATCAGCCTCTCAACTTTATCCGTAGGAAGCACAGCTCCGGCATTATTCCGAAACTTCTTTCTCAAGCTCTCGTTGGTCAGCGGTTTGCGCCAGTGACCGTAAAATGTGTCGCAGCGACCTCTCAGGACGTCTCCTCCGACAAGTGCGACTTGGACTTCGCCATACATGTGATCGAAATTGGCCGGGTTGTCACGGGGATGCTCCACCCGGACGCGTCTCAGCAACTCGAGGAGCTCCGGACGAGCCGCGGCCGCGGGGCTGAAGGACTGCACGGTCACCTCGCCGTCCAGGAGGGCGGTACAAGCGTTGAACTGGAAGGAATGGCGGGCCTGGTGAACCGATTCCGGGAAAGGCCTGTTGATGTATTTGGAGTCGGGAACTCTGAGCAGGATGGTCTGAATGTGAGCCGGAGACACGGCGCCAGGACCTAAGCCCACAAGGTTCTTGTGCACTGAGGCCGCAGCGTCTGCCACCCAGTGCATGCCCAGATGTGCAGGGAAGCGCTTAAACGCAATATCCTGCTCATCTAGCAAGAACACATGATCACCATGGCTAGGTGGTTCCAAATGTTGTGGCGTGTAGTCTTTGTAGAAAGCACTGAAACCGGCAACCCCTTCCACAGCATCCAGGATGAACGGACTTGCCTCAAGTCCCTGAGAGGCCAGTATAGCAGCCTCCAGTCCCAAGCGGGAAGCATTGCCGATGTGTATGGGTTTGGACTGAGTTGCAGCGTTAGCCATCGGCGCTCCAGAGAGAGAAGCAGCGATGGCTAAGGCGTGGCTTGATTGCGACGGAGTCAGCGACAAGAGGCGAGCACAGGCTGCCGCACTTCCCATTGTCCCCACCACGCTGGGAGGGTGAAACCTGCTTAGGGTAGACACACAAGTACAAGCATGTTGGCATTTATGTCCATAGTAGAGCTCCTTACGTTTATTTTTGTGCTAGGGCAAGTCGCCTCTCCTGCACTCAATTGAACTCATTCGCtaccagcccagttaaaatggatctttgacgtctttagtcgtcaatggcagtgaatgaggaaTAAGTGGAGCCCAATACAGATCCGGACGTTGACATCACGCATCTAAATGGCCGTTAGCGAAGCCATTTTCGCAGCACAGAAAACGCGTCTGCCATTTTGAGTAAACGGCAAATGCCGCACTtgaacaatgattgacagctgttgtggaccaTCTGCCACAACGAGAagagccaaaaaaataataaaatggatTGAGCATTCTCCAGGCTACCACAAGAGGAATCGATGGATCACAGCAGCCATAAAAAGGGTGAACAACAAGATGGAGGATTTGCGATCCTCCTCATTGCTTGTTTAGCGATCACTTCATATCAGGTGAGTCAATTTCTGAATCTTTTAGTCGTGTAGATGTAGCTTGATTGTATAGCTATTAAATCAAGGCGAAAGACGTGACTGGGCACTATGTTGCTAACTTGCTTGAAGCAGGCTAGCTTCAGACAGGTTACCACACGCAAAATGTGGGGGAAACAATTTGTTTCGTTCATTTGTGCTGCTACGGTTTAACAGAGTttaacagttgaatttaataactgaccaaTACCATAGAGACTTTTTACGGCATAAATGACGGCGGCGGCAGCCGAATTAGTAGGTGCTAATTTGCTAACGTCACCAAAATAACACTGCCAAAACTTGTGTGAAACTGTTAACTTCTATGGCATTTTGAGTACATATAAAGGAGAAATAAATCCAGATTCTACAAACTTATAAAGCCTTTGATCAGATTTGAAAGTAGTAACCGGTGTAAGAGAGGGGTTAATTCCACAAAGCAGCGTAGGGGGGGAAACGCGCTCCTGACGCTTCATCGGCAACAGCAATGGTAATATCATCCAACTTGTCCTTTTCATCAAACTGTCAATGCTCTGGGCGGAAAGTTGACAGATAAACGCTAGCTTTAGCCCTCCTTGTCATTGTCGTCCACTCCCATGGGGAGGCATGTTCTAAGAAATAGCCACATGATGTCCGGATCTCTATAGTCATAATTGAGTGACTGACTTGGCTGACTAGTAACGATCTATTGAATCTATTTTCATtgcat includes these proteins:
- the irg1l gene encoding immunoresponsive gene 1, like isoform X1; the encoded protein is MSSMLQKAIRRMWAVRGLHKSAVEALKFPCPEDTVTSSFGKFIGEVKPQHLSSVVLDRSKRMVLDSLGVGLLGSTTDVFQLALQHSQLMYAHHDISSVYGLEGTKLSPTLAAFVNGVATHSMDFDDTWHPATHPSGAVLPAVLALSDMMPANGKPSGLDFLLAFNVGVEIQGRLMRFSNEAHDIPKSRFHPPSVVGTMGSAAACARLLSLTPSQSSHALAIAASLSGAPMANAATQSKPIHIGNASRLGLEAAILASQGLEASPFILDAVEGVAGFSAFYKDYTPQHLEPPSHGDHVFLLDEQDIAFKRFPAHLGMHWVADAAASVHKNLVGLGPGAVSPAHIQTILLRVPDSKYINRPFPESVHQARHSFQFNACTALLDGEVTVQSFSPAAAARPELLELLRRVRVEHPRDNPANFDHMYGEVQVALVGGDVLRGRCDTFYGHWRKPLTNESLRKKFRNNAGAVLPTDKVERLIQIVEEMDKLDDCTPLLLQLQ
- the glod5 gene encoding glyoxalase domain-containing protein 5 isoform X2, whose protein sequence is MSHLDHLVLTVKSVPETIKFYTSVLGMELVTFKGDRKALGFGKQKFNLHQLGKEFEPKAKHPTPGSADLCLITKTPLTTVAAHLKVCGVQIEEGPLERTGAVGTITSLYFRDPDGNLIEISTYHRET
- the rlim gene encoding E3 ubiquitin-protein ligase RLIM is translated as MEGSDSSEQSGSDQPESQRRRQLDRLDREEAFYQFVNNLSDEDYRLMRDNNLLGTPGEATEDELFSRLQNIKNGAEQQSDPPSTENVEEPSEQPEASEDPANGDSLLEWLNTVRRTGNTTRTGHRGNQSWRAVSQTNPNSGDFRFSLEISMNRTLADHLTVAEGEQPPPESQAVEGNSEPPVLMETGVEEEPVVEEMAVIVEPEPEPEPEPEPEPEPEPELEPEPEPEPEPEPEPEPEPEPEPEVVVSSEMHEEPPSPPVAVPVEPTLSVSLRRGHRRARSRSSEPCRTRARAARSRSPLRLDHVEELPSPRFAPSSQGPSSTDSSTPPAPQAEGSSRTRQHVVSRPSAAESDTQQLAVETEQTPETQSDAAPEGETGSEGAAAGRRPPTIMLDLQVRRVRPGEYRQRDSIASRTRSRSQNSNNTFLYESERGGFRRTFSRSERAGVRTYVSTIRIPIRRISDAGLGEATSMALQSMIRQIMTGFGELGYLMDSDSDSSDSNRAANATADSVENNPDAAAPAAPVVEEPPVAAAVRARTVEADADEGLAGTPPAPGGRARPRAPINLEEPSSLPLLRLAHFFLLNDEDEDQPQGLTKEQIDNLAMRNFGESDALKTCSVCITEYAEGNKLRKLPCSHEYHVHCIDRWLSENSTCPICRRAVLVSTNRESVV
- the irg1l gene encoding immunoresponsive gene 1, like isoform X2, with the protein product MSSMLQKAIRRMWAVRGLHKSAVEALKFPCPEDTVTSSFGKFIGEVKPQHLSSVVLDRSKRMVLDSLGVGLLGSTTDVFQLALQHSQLMYAHHDISSVYGLEGTKLSPTLAAFVNGVATHSMDFDDTWHPATHPSGAVLPAVLALSDMMPANGKPSGLDFLLAFNVGVEIQGRLMRFSNEAHDIPKRFHPPSVVGTMGSAAACARLLSLTPSQSSHALAIAASLSGAPMANAATQSKPIHIGNASRLGLEAAILASQGLEASPFILDAVEGVAGFSAFYKDYTPQHLEPPSHGDHVFLLDEQDIAFKRFPAHLGMHWVADAAASVHKNLVGLGPGAVSPAHIQTILLRVPDSKYINRPFPESVHQARHSFQFNACTALLDGEVTVQSFSPAAAARPELLELLRRVRVEHPRDNPANFDHMYGEVQVALVGGDVLRGRCDTFYGHWRKPLTNESLRKKFRNNAGAVLPTDKVERLIQIVEEMDKLDDCTPLLLQLQ
- the glod5 gene encoding glyoxalase domain-containing protein 5 isoform X1; this translates as MALRRAASRFGSGTIQNVLQKNYARTQEAVKRKGTCQIEMSHLDHLVLTVKSVPETIKFYTSVLGMELVTFKGDRKALGFGKQKFNLHQLGKEFEPKAKHPTPGSADLCLITKTPLTTVAAHLKVCGVQIEEGPLERTGAVGTITSLYFRDPDGNLIEISTYHRET